One Oligoflexus sp. genomic window, CTACGCCAGAGGGAGAGATCACTCTCTATCAAAAAAATATCGAGATCCTGTCCCGCGAGTGTCAGATTTCCACCGCCCCGCACTGCTGAGGGCCGCGAATCCCACAAAAAACTTGGGCCTGCGTTCAGCAGGCCCACAAAACCAAGAGATCAAACCTCAACCTTGGGATCATAAGAAGACCTTGGCCTTCCATCCTTCCGGCTATCGTCTTTCTTTAGCGATAAAGCCATTAAAAGCGAGCAAAAGGCCGAAGTCAAACGGGAATTCCAAACCAGCCGTCACGACGCCTGTTTTTCCTCGTCGGCTTCGAAATCCGCATTGGGATCGGACCGGAGCCTTTTGATCGTATTGATCGCAATCAAAGTGCGGGTCATCATCGTCGGATGAAAGGTGAGCGTCGTCTTCTCACCGGATTTCTTCAGCTCCAGAAGCCCCAGTTTGGCCGCGGCTTCAATGCTGTTTTGATCCAAGGGGACCTTGACGAGCGGTTCGAATTTTTCCGCCAGCAGAGCAAGGTCGATGCTGAAGTTTTTCGTGATATCACCGCCCGACTTCTGCACATAGGTGCTGAGGCCGAAGAGCACACGCCGCTGTTTGAAGGGTATCGAGGCCTGCACAAGGCGGCGGGTCTTGCCGGCTTTGGCGCTGTGCACAAATTCGGAGTACCATTTCAAACGCATGGCGCCGGTCAGAGCCATGACTTCCTTGCCATGGTCCTGCTCGATCTCGACCTTCATCAAACCGCTGTTTTTAAAGACATCCAGCACCCGATTCAGCTGTTCGCGCTCATAGCCGAGGCAGCTTTCGATCAAAGAGATCATTTCATCGAGAAAAATCATATCGCGGCCATCGGGGAATTTTTTCGCCTTGAAACGACCGAGTTCGGCGAGGCAATCGGCCACCTGCGTGGAAATCAGCAGGGGATCGAGCACATGCACCATCAGATCATTTTTCTCATGAATCGTCTTCGCGAACTGATCGTTCATCTGATTCAGACGCTGGGAAAATTCCTTGAGGACGATCTGCACCCACTTCGGGAGCTTCGCCAGGGGATCAGCGGCCCCATCCTTGCGCTCGATCAGCTGGCCTTCGACATGCGTGCGCGCCCGCGCTGAAGCCAGACGCCGGCCGTGACTGAAAAAGCTGAGAACGCCCACCACTTCACCCGCGTTCTGCACAGTCAGGATCACTTCGCCCTGCGGAGTGTCCTTGTAAACTTCCACGCTGCCTTCCTTGATCATCAGCATGGACTTGCTTTCATCACCCTGCTTGAAAATCAAATCACCTGGCTTATAGCTGACGAGTTCATCCATCTTATTTTCCTCATTGGCATGGATCCATCTTAGCAAAAAATCCTCGGGCGATCGACGCCAGGCTAACATATTGCAAGAGACGGAGGGACGAACCTATTCTACGGGCTGAAGCGCCCAGGAAAGGAGCCTCCTTATGAAAGAATGCAGCGTACGGTCCCCCTTCGATCAAAAGGTCCTGGCCACGTTTCCCTATGATCAGGAAGCCGATGTCCTGGAGCGTGTCGCCGCCGGCCACCGCCTGAGCCAGGCCCCACAGAGCTGGCCCAAGGACCAGCGCCTTCTGTTTCTGCAAAGCCTCGCCGTGGCCCTGGAGAAGGAAACGGAAGACTATGCGAAGCTGATCGCCATGGAAGGCGGCAAACCCTTGCAGGATGCACGGGTCGAAGCCAAACGCGCCGTTCAATCCATTCAATCCACGATAGCCGCTCTTTATCAATGGCACGGCACGGAAGTCCCCATGGGTTTAACGGCCGCCACACAGGAACGCTGGGCCATGACCCGTCGGGAACCGCGGGGTTTGGTGCTGGCGGTCAGCGCCTTCAATCATCCCTTGAATCTGATCGTGCATCAGGTGGTGCCCGCTTTGGCCGTGGGCTGCCCGGTTCTGATCAAACCTTCCATGAAGACCCCGCTCACCTGTCAGCGCTTTGTGAGACTCCTTAAAACCTGCGGTTTGCCGGATGGCTGGTGTCAGCTGCTTCTCATCGAAGAAGCCCTCACGGAAAAGCTGGCCGCGGACCCGCGGATCGCCGTCTTGTCCTTCATCGGTTCCGCCACGGTCGGCTGGAAATTGCGGCGGCAACTGGCGCCCGGGTCCATTGCACTTTTGGAGCATGGCGGGACAGCCCCCTTGGTTCTGGCCGAGGACGCGGATCTTGGGAGCGCCATTCCGCTGATGATCAAAGGTGGCTATTATCACGCGGGCCAGGTCTGCGTTTCCGTTCAGAACGTTTTTGTTCCGAGGCAAAAACTGGATGAAGTGCGTGAGAAACTGCTGGCCGGCATAAAAAAATTAAAAACGGGTGATCCTTTGGATCCGGCGACCGATGTCGGTCCCTTGATTCGCAGTGAAGAGGCCGATCGCGTCATGCGCTGGATCGAAGAGGCCACCAGCCGCGGCGGCAAGCTTCTGATCGGCGGCGAGCGGATCAATGCCAACTGCGTGCAGCCGACCCTGATTGAAGGCGCTCCGGAGTCGGTGTCCTATTATAAGGACGAACTCTTTGGTCCCGGCATGGGCCTTTACGCTTATGAAGATTTTGAGGCCTGCATGGATCGCATCAATCACAGTCGCTTTGCATTTCAGGCATCCATATTCACCCAGAATATGGCGAAGGCCCTGCAGTTCGTGCAAAGGGTCGAGGCCGCCACGGTTCTGGTCAATGACCACACGGCATTTCGAGCTGATTGGATGCCTTTCGGAGGACGCAAGGAATCGGGCCTGGGCGTCGGCGGCATCCTGCCCAGCATGATGGAATTAAGCCGTGAAAAATTGGTGATCATAAAATCGCCGTACACACTTTGAAGCTTCACAAGGAAAACACTCTATGCAGTATCGTCGATTGGGAAAAGCCGGACTCAAAGTCAGTGAATTGTCCCTGGGTTCCTGGGTGACCTTTCACAATCAGGTGGATTACGATAAGGCCAAACATCTGATGACCGTGGCCTATGATGCCGGCGTCAATTTTTTCGATAACGCCGAAGCCTATGCCAACGGCCAGGCGGAAGTCATCATGGGCAAGGTGCTGCGGGATACGCAGTGGGGCCGGGATACCTATATCGTCTCTTCGAAGGTTTTTTGGGGCGGGCAAAGAGCCACGCAGCGCGGCCTGAGTCGCAAGCATGTGCGCGATGCCTGTGATGCGGCTTTGAAACGTCTGGGCGTCGATTATCTTGATCTTTATTACTGCCACCGTCCTGATCCCACGACGCCGGTGGAGGAAACCGTAAGGGCCATGCATGAGCTGATCATGCAGGGCAAGGTTCTTTACTGGGGAACTTCGGAATGGAGCGCGCAGCAGATTTTTGAAGCGCATGGGCTCGCGCGTGAGTTTCATCTGACGCCACCCTCGATGGAGCAGCCCCAGTACAACATGTTCCATCGTGAACGTTTTGAGGCGGAATATGCCCGCGTGTTCTCGGAGCTTGGCTATGGCTCGACGATCTGGTCGCCTTTGGCCTCGGGCATTCTGAGCGGAAAATATAACCTGGGGATTCCGCCCGAATCGCGGATGACGCTCAAAGGCTATGAATGGCTGCGCGGGGAATTGGAATCACCGGAAGGCCAGATGCGGATCATGAAGGTGCGGGAGCTGGAAAAACTCACGCGGGAACTCGGCATGAGCATGTCGCAGATGGCGATTGTTTTCTGTCTGAAGAATAAAAACGTCAGCTCTGTGATCCTGGGCGCATCCCGTCCCGAGCAGCTGATGGAAACACTGAAGGCCACCGATCTGCAGGACCGCATGGATGATAAGGTCATGGATGTGATCGAAGGCATTCTGCAAAATAAGCCCATAGATCCCAATGCGCCGATGTGAAATCAAAGCTTACGACACTGCGGGCGGCCTTTGTCGTCCTGCAGGACTTTTCCCGGAACCAATAGCCGACTGCGGTCGGCTTCCGCGGCAAGGTTCGCCTTCATCGACTCGCGGTCGGGAAGCGTTTTCCCGCCCTGCAGTATGGATTCAACAGCGCGCCCCGCGGTTACTTCTTTGGAAGGCTCCTGTTCACCAAGCCATACCCTGTGGCTGACAGTCAGAAATGGATGATTCCACAGTCGATCGAACTGCCTTGCCGATTCCGAGGCCAGCGCCGGATCATCCACCCACATCGAATATTCACGCAGTCCCGTGC contains:
- a CDS encoding Crp/Fnr family transcriptional regulator, producing the protein MDELVSYKPGDLIFKQGDESKSMLMIKEGSVEVYKDTPQGEVILTVQNAGEVVGVLSFFSHGRRLASARARTHVEGQLIERKDGAADPLAKLPKWVQIVLKEFSQRLNQMNDQFAKTIHEKNDLMVHVLDPLLISTQVADCLAELGRFKAKKFPDGRDMIFLDEMISLIESCLGYEREQLNRVLDVFKNSGLMKVEIEQDHGKEVMALTGAMRLKWYSEFVHSAKAGKTRRLVQASIPFKQRRVLFGLSTYVQKSGGDITKNFSIDLALLAEKFEPLVKVPLDQNSIEAAAKLGLLELKKSGEKTTLTFHPTMMTRTLIAINTIKRLRSDPNADFEADEEKQAS
- a CDS encoding aldo/keto reductase — its product is MQYRRLGKAGLKVSELSLGSWVTFHNQVDYDKAKHLMTVAYDAGVNFFDNAEAYANGQAEVIMGKVLRDTQWGRDTYIVSSKVFWGGQRATQRGLSRKHVRDACDAALKRLGVDYLDLYYCHRPDPTTPVEETVRAMHELIMQGKVLYWGTSEWSAQQIFEAHGLAREFHLTPPSMEQPQYNMFHRERFEAEYARVFSELGYGSTIWSPLASGILSGKYNLGIPPESRMTLKGYEWLRGELESPEGQMRIMKVRELEKLTRELGMSMSQMAIVFCLKNKNVSSVILGASRPEQLMETLKATDLQDRMDDKVMDVIEGILQNKPIDPNAPM
- a CDS encoding aldehyde dehydrogenase family protein; the encoded protein is MKECSVRSPFDQKVLATFPYDQEADVLERVAAGHRLSQAPQSWPKDQRLLFLQSLAVALEKETEDYAKLIAMEGGKPLQDARVEAKRAVQSIQSTIAALYQWHGTEVPMGLTAATQERWAMTRREPRGLVLAVSAFNHPLNLIVHQVVPALAVGCPVLIKPSMKTPLTCQRFVRLLKTCGLPDGWCQLLLIEEALTEKLAADPRIAVLSFIGSATVGWKLRRQLAPGSIALLEHGGTAPLVLAEDADLGSAIPLMIKGGYYHAGQVCVSVQNVFVPRQKLDEVREKLLAGIKKLKTGDPLDPATDVGPLIRSEEADRVMRWIEEATSRGGKLLIGGERINANCVQPTLIEGAPESVSYYKDELFGPGMGLYAYEDFEACMDRINHSRFAFQASIFTQNMAKALQFVQRVEAATVLVNDHTAFRADWMPFGGRKESGLGVGGILPSMMELSREKLVIIKSPYTL